The following proteins are co-located in the Methanobacterium aggregans genome:
- the amrS gene encoding AmmeMemoRadiSam system radical SAM enzyme, with product MKKEAILYEKIGKSLNCKVCQRRCIISDGKKGFCNMRRNEEGKLYSLNYAAASSVSVDPIEKKPLFHFYPGSTSLSLGTLGCNFRCKHCQNWTISQADLGTVPTQEIFPEEAVRLAKEYRCGSISWTYNEPTMWFEYTLDSAKLAQKENIKTVYVTNGYMTEEALDLLSPYLDAANVDLKGMSDHFYHELCDARLQPVLETIKSMHELGIHLEVTNLMIPSYNDSDDDVKALVNFMVEEVGVEVPLHFTRFFPYYKLDHLPPTEIATLEKAHKMAKDAGMRYVYVGNVPFTDGENTYCPECGELIIERDGFEVVSDKVKNGKCSKCGAGIDIIV from the coding sequence ATGAAGAAGGAAGCCATTCTTTATGAAAAAATTGGAAAATCCCTTAACTGTAAAGTCTGTCAAAGGCGCTGCATAATTTCAGATGGAAAAAAAGGATTCTGCAACATGCGCAGGAATGAAGAGGGAAAACTTTACAGCCTCAACTATGCTGCAGCTTCCTCTGTTTCAGTGGATCCAATAGAGAAAAAACCATTGTTCCATTTCTATCCAGGTTCAACTTCCCTGTCCCTTGGAACTCTCGGCTGTAACTTTCGGTGCAAGCACTGCCAGAACTGGACCATCTCCCAGGCAGATCTTGGGACTGTTCCAACCCAGGAAATATTTCCGGAAGAAGCTGTAAGGCTTGCAAAGGAATACAGATGCGGATCCATATCCTGGACCTACAACGAACCAACCATGTGGTTCGAGTACACCCTTGACTCTGCAAAACTCGCCCAAAAAGAAAATATAAAGACTGTTTACGTTACAAACGGTTACATGACAGAAGAGGCTCTTGATCTCCTATCACCCTACCTTGACGCTGCAAACGTTGACCTCAAGGGAATGTCAGACCATTTCTACCATGAACTCTGCGATGCAAGGCTTCAACCCGTTCTTGAAACCATTAAAAGTATGCATGAGTTGGGAATTCACCTCGAAGTCACGAACCTCATGATCCCAAGTTACAATGACTCCGATGATGATGTTAAGGCCCTTGTGAATTTCATGGTGGAGGAGGTTGGGGTTGAAGTTCCACTGCACTTCACTAGGTTCTTCCCATACTACAAACTGGATCATCTGCCCCCCACAGAAATTGCAACCCTAGAAAAGGCCCATAAAATGGCCAAGGATGCGGGTATGAGGTACGTTTACGTTGGAAATGTCCCATTCACAGATGGAGAGAACACTTACTGTCCTGAGTGCGGTGAACTCATTATAGAAAGAGATGGATTTGAGGTGGTTAGTGATAAGGTGAAGAATGGGAAGTGTTCCAAGTGTGGGGCTGGGATCGATATAATCGTTTAG
- a CDS encoding DNA alkylation repair protein translates to MEYDYIIHELESLSKPEEREGMARFGISPKRTYAVRMPEIRRIARKVGKDHELAARLWDADYRETKIMASIVDDPKLVTEGQMESWAAEFDYWEICDQCCINLFRKTPYAYKKAFQWSLRDEEFVKRAGFALIAVLAVHDKKAPDDKMEDFFPPIIRESKDNRKYVKKAVNWALRQIGKRNKNLNKRAIEVAEEIKSTDSKSAKWIAADALRELRDEKLQKKLI, encoded by the coding sequence ATGGAATACGACTATATAATCCATGAACTGGAATCACTTTCCAAACCAGAGGAAAGGGAGGGAATGGCTAGATTTGGAATAAGTCCAAAAAGGACTTACGCCGTTAGGATGCCTGAAATAAGGCGTATAGCACGTAAAGTCGGAAAGGATCATGAACTTGCAGCCAGATTATGGGATGCAGATTACAGGGAAACCAAGATCATGGCGTCCATTGTGGATGATCCCAAACTGGTCACTGAAGGGCAGATGGAGAGCTGGGCTGCTGAATTTGATTATTGGGAGATATGCGATCAGTGCTGCATCAACCTCTTCAGAAAAACACCCTATGCGTATAAAAAGGCGTTTCAATGGAGTTTGCGTGATGAAGAATTCGTTAAAAGGGCAGGTTTTGCTCTAATTGCCGTTTTAGCTGTGCACGATAAAAAGGCACCTGATGATAAAATGGAAGATTTCTTCCCTCCCATAATAAGAGAATCAAAAGACAACCGTAAATATGTTAAAAAAGCTGTTAACTGGGCCTTAAGACAGATCGGAAAGCGGAACAAGAACCTCAACAAAAGAGCCATTGAAGTTGCTGAGGAGATAAAGAGTACTGATTCTAAAAGTGCTAAATGGATAGCTGCTGATGCTCTGAGGGAATTGAGGGATGAAAAGCTTCAGAAAAAATTGATCTAA
- a CDS encoding UbiD family decarboxylase, with translation MKEFLKTLEEEFKVVKIEKEISTKYEASKILREHPRDVVIFENVEESDMRIISGVCNTREKIASSISANVPEITGRIIQAMENPQKIQNIESARENFKFSGKADLSQLPILTHYKKDGGAYVTAGVVIARDPETGVRNASIHRMLVNEKDRLGIRIVPRNLYTYYKKAEEMDKPLEIAIAIGMNPATLLASCTSIPITADELEVANTFHNGNMKLIRCDTVDIEAPDCEILLEGKILPHERAEEGPFVDLTDTYDVVRQEPVIQLDKMHYKEDPLYHAIMPAGNEHKLLQGLPQEPRIYKAVQNTVPTVQNVVLTEGGCCWLHAAVSIKKQTQGDGKNVIMAALAAHPSLKHCIVVDEDINIFDPEDIEYAIATRVKGDDDIIIVPKARGSSLDPCATPDGTTTKVGVDATKLIDRKEKFERVSMSGD, from the coding sequence ATGAAAGAGTTTCTTAAAACCCTGGAAGAAGAATTTAAGGTTGTAAAAATTGAAAAAGAGATATCAACAAAGTATGAAGCCTCTAAGATATTAAGAGAACATCCCAGGGATGTTGTCATATTTGAAAATGTTGAAGAAAGTGATATGAGGATAATCTCAGGTGTCTGCAACACAAGGGAGAAGATAGCCAGTTCAATATCTGCAAACGTACCTGAAATAACTGGAAGGATAATTCAGGCAATGGAAAATCCTCAAAAAATCCAGAACATAGAAAGTGCTCGTGAGAACTTCAAATTCTCAGGAAAAGCAGACCTATCCCAGCTTCCAATCCTAACCCACTACAAAAAGGATGGGGGGGCTTACGTAACCGCAGGTGTGGTGATAGCCAGGGACCCAGAAACCGGGGTAAGAAATGCATCAATACACAGGATGCTTGTAAATGAGAAGGATAGACTTGGAATCAGGATAGTTCCAAGAAACCTTTACACCTACTACAAAAAAGCTGAAGAAATGGATAAACCTCTTGAAATAGCCATAGCTATTGGTATGAATCCTGCAACCCTCCTTGCATCCTGCACCTCCATACCAATAACTGCAGATGAACTGGAGGTGGCCAACACATTCCACAATGGGAACATGAAACTGATACGCTGTGATACTGTTGATATCGAAGCTCCAGACTGTGAAATACTCCTTGAGGGAAAAATTCTGCCCCATGAACGGGCTGAAGAAGGACCCTTTGTTGACCTGACAGACACCTACGACGTGGTGCGCCAGGAACCAGTTATCCAGCTTGATAAAATGCACTACAAGGAAGATCCACTTTACCATGCAATAATGCCTGCTGGAAACGAGCATAAACTTCTCCAGGGATTACCGCAGGAACCCAGGATATACAAGGCAGTTCAGAACACAGTTCCAACTGTTCAGAATGTAGTACTTACAGAGGGTGGCTGCTGCTGGCTTCATGCAGCTGTTTCAATAAAGAAACAGACTCAGGGTGATGGTAAAAATGTTATAATGGCTGCACTTGCGGCTCACCCATCATTGAAGCACTGCATTGTGGTTGATGAAGATATAAACATATTCGATCCTGAAGATATTGAATATGCAATTGCAACGCGCGTGAAAGGGGATGATGACATCATAATAGTTCCAAAAGCAAGGGGTTCCTCCCTTGACCCATGTGCAACACCTGATGGCACAACAACCAAGGTTGGAGTGGATGCTACAAAGTTGATCGATAGAAAAGAGAAGTTTGAGAGGGTCAGCATGAGCGGAGATTAG
- the purE gene encoding 5-(carboxyamino)imidazole ribonucleotide mutase, protein MEPRVMIILGSASDFAIAEKAVNILETLEVPYDVRVASAHRTHDKVKRIVKESTEGSVEVFIGIAGLSAHLPGIMAANTHKPVVGVPVNVKFGGLDALFATVQMPIGAPVASVGVDRGENAAILAAQIIGAHDEEVRKRLSTMRRNFFFKIKDDEEKLEGKLNGNFYSKEEFSSKSKPQENYREVFDDPGYPDVAVISGSHSDMKVAKKTTMFLDKMNISYDSTVVSPIRNPEKFERYMDEMRGVKLYIAISGLSAHVTGAVVAHTEKPVIGVPCVIRMEGMDALLSMVNMPPGVPVGTMGIDSGANAALFAAEILGLGDSIVKNDLLRFKNNMSYIK, encoded by the coding sequence ATGGAACCAAGGGTTATGATAATACTTGGAAGTGCATCTGATTTTGCAATAGCAGAAAAGGCAGTGAATATTCTGGAAACACTGGAGGTGCCCTACGATGTCAGGGTAGCTTCAGCACACAGGACTCATGATAAGGTTAAAAGGATAGTCAAAGAATCTACTGAAGGGAGTGTGGAGGTTTTCATAGGAATTGCAGGACTTTCCGCTCATTTACCTGGAATCATGGCTGCAAACACCCACAAACCAGTTGTGGGAGTCCCTGTTAACGTTAAATTTGGAGGTCTTGACGCCTTATTTGCAACTGTTCAGATGCCAATAGGTGCACCAGTTGCATCTGTGGGTGTGGACAGGGGTGAAAATGCAGCGATACTTGCAGCCCAGATAATCGGAGCACATGACGAGGAGGTGCGTAAGAGACTTTCCACCATGCGCAGAAATTTCTTCTTCAAGATAAAGGATGATGAGGAAAAACTTGAGGGAAAACTCAATGGAAATTTCTATTCAAAGGAGGAGTTCAGCTCAAAATCAAAACCCCAGGAAAATTACAGGGAAGTCTTTGATGATCCAGGTTATCCTGATGTGGCAGTGATATCAGGAAGTCATTCAGACATGAAGGTGGCCAAGAAAACCACTATGTTCCTTGATAAGATGAACATAAGTTATGATTCAACTGTTGTCTCTCCAATAAGAAATCCTGAGAAATTTGAAAGGTACATGGATGAGATGAGGGGAGTCAAACTTTACATAGCCATATCTGGACTTTCAGCCCATGTAACAGGGGCTGTGGTTGCCCACACAGAAAAACCAGTTATAGGTGTTCCATGTGTCATAAGGATGGAGGGAATGGATGCACTGCTTTCAATGGTTAACATGCCTCCGGGTGTCCCTGTTGGAACGATGGGAATAGATTCTGGGGCTAATGCCGCATTATTTGCAGCTGAAATCCTTGGATTGGGAGATTCAATTGTAAAAAATGATCTTTTAAGGTTCAAAAACAACATGAGCTATATAAAATGA
- a CDS encoding glycosyltransferase, with translation MSWTILMLFLLIASLRTKKKPEDMTVSVIIPAYNESNTIEHVVNTVRSINYVSETIVVDDGSTDDTAEIAETAGAKVIKHSTNKGKGAAIKTGFKKSNGDIAVFLDGDLHTLTVEQVEKIIKPILNGEADITKTKFKREAGRVTELTAKPLLKFFFPELKFDQPLSGQFAAKRSFLNSINLEDDYGVDVGIVLDADVRGMRVKEVDIGKIDHVMSSLSDLNVVATEVVRTIVDRAMEYGRVTMMDSLGKAIRMGILGLSLITLGVFCIFFIRFIPLNLGLVIAGIGAAVAIFYIARIIRMSFKVIRRSEVRFQTIRSFFYMHSPIIVSGLILIAMLTTLLGAVHVDDGKISIQPNSRNLIIWNQPHENQSIDVRGPYTIDSAVENEYGSMRMPQEALNTLELNYGDSIYINDQKYNITSTLPGEDNIIRTPYTARNYLGIQIGDSISDSDLRNVFKNLYVEKALPISDQNITMDQGFIIKTNNEPGRIVNIYVNNQKVATTVGVLKNGTYTIYVDGSKYKTIQFNDQNPNKTYSIYMGNSLIKVEIGDRVPSDMEFAQSDEGKFLNFVST, from the coding sequence TTGTCATGGACCATACTGATGCTTTTTCTTTTAATTGCATCCTTAAGAACCAAGAAAAAACCAGAAGACATGACTGTTTCAGTTATAATTCCAGCTTACAATGAATCAAACACCATCGAACACGTGGTTAATACTGTAAGATCCATAAATTACGTATCGGAAACCATAGTTGTGGATGATGGATCAACTGATGACACTGCAGAAATAGCAGAAACAGCAGGTGCCAAAGTTATAAAACATTCCACCAATAAAGGGAAAGGTGCTGCCATTAAAACTGGTTTTAAAAAGTCAAATGGAGATATAGCCGTCTTCTTAGATGGTGATCTCCACACTTTAACTGTTGAACAGGTTGAAAAAATTATAAAACCTATTTTGAATGGTGAAGCAGATATAACGAAAACCAAATTTAAAAGGGAAGCCGGCAGAGTTACTGAATTAACTGCAAAACCCCTTTTGAAGTTCTTCTTCCCTGAGCTGAAGTTCGACCAGCCCCTGAGCGGACAGTTCGCGGCTAAAAGAAGCTTCTTAAACAGTATAAACCTGGAAGATGACTACGGTGTGGATGTGGGAATAGTTCTGGATGCAGATGTCCGTGGGATGAGGGTTAAGGAAGTTGATATCGGTAAGATAGACCATGTAATGTCATCATTGAGTGATCTTAACGTTGTTGCCACAGAAGTTGTTAGAACAATTGTGGACAGGGCAATGGAGTATGGAAGGGTCACAATGATGGATTCCCTTGGTAAAGCCATAAGAATGGGGATATTAGGTCTCTCATTAATCACCCTGGGTGTTTTCTGCATATTCTTCATAAGGTTCATTCCACTGAACCTCGGATTGGTCATAGCAGGAATTGGTGCAGCTGTGGCTATCTTCTACATTGCAAGGATCATCAGAATGTCGTTTAAGGTTATTAGAAGATCTGAGGTAAGATTTCAAACCATTAGATCCTTCTTTTATATGCACAGCCCCATTATAGTGTCTGGTCTAATACTCATCGCAATGTTAACAACACTTCTCGGTGCAGTTCATGTTGATGACGGTAAGATATCCATTCAACCAAACTCCAGAAACCTCATAATCTGGAATCAGCCCCATGAAAACCAGAGTATTGATGTTAGAGGTCCTTACACAATTGACAGTGCAGTTGAGAATGAGTACGGCAGTATGAGAATGCCTCAGGAAGCTTTAAACACCTTGGAGTTGAATTATGGTGATTCCATATACATAAACGACCAGAAGTACAACATTACCTCAACACTCCCAGGGGAAGACAACATTATCAGAACGCCCTACACCGCCAGGAACTATTTGGGAATTCAAATAGGAGACAGCATTAGTGACAGCGACTTGCGTAACGTTTTTAAAAATTTATACGTTGAAAAAGCACTGCCAATTTCTGATCAAAATATAACCATGGATCAAGGATTCATAATCAAAACCAACAATGAACCAGGCAGAATTGTCAACATCTACGTTAACAACCAAAAAGTTGCAACAACGGTGGGAGTGCTGAAAAACGGGACATATACCATTTACGTGGATGGTTCAAAGTACAAGACCATTCAGTTCAACGATCAAAATCCTAATAAAACCTACTCCATTTACATGGGAAATTCCCTGATAAAGGTTGAAATTGGTGATCGTGTGCCTTCAGATATGGAGTTTGCACAATCGGATGAAGGTAAGTTCTTGAACTTCGTTTCAACTTAG
- the mmp11 gene encoding methanogenesis marker protein 11 has product MEILKPEDLKEKFKDPWVAPYKKVIAMADGDQVELVEYHPCISGSQWMIYQYKRTSNLVLDSKRDGDKHTYLLKVGKADMELKPSFSAAGIEEVVVEGDEVKVVHAGLAGAGVGAAMCRGMAKGVKRVELYDVGGGSKVGRAAVVTPRMQKLVIGIDDTDTKEEGATWTLANNIGMEMAKMGYEYLDHVTCQLYPHNPNKTQNCVAIALVFAVMPGDRPKIVEKVCDLLKRGTLSDKTAIAVMDGIKVPEKIREYGISAKKSMKTAEEAEKIGEEAGVQFVEVTGREGKIGALAALGLYNDIEEAVKVYY; this is encoded by the coding sequence ATGGAAATACTAAAACCAGAAGACCTTAAAGAAAAATTTAAAGACCCCTGGGTAGCCCCCTATAAAAAAGTCATTGCAATGGCCGACGGAGACCAGGTGGAACTTGTTGAATACCACCCCTGTATCTCAGGGTCCCAGTGGATGATCTACCAGTACAAAAGAACCAGCAACCTGGTTCTGGACTCAAAAAGGGATGGAGATAAACATACATACCTTCTGAAGGTTGGCAAGGCAGATATGGAGCTCAAACCAAGTTTTTCAGCAGCAGGGATAGAAGAGGTTGTTGTTGAAGGTGACGAAGTTAAGGTTGTTCATGCAGGACTTGCAGGTGCAGGAGTTGGAGCTGCAATGTGCCGTGGAATGGCCAAGGGAGTTAAACGTGTTGAACTATACGATGTTGGTGGAGGTTCCAAGGTTGGAAGGGCAGCAGTTGTCACCCCCCGTATGCAGAAACTTGTTATAGGGATCGATGACACTGATACCAAGGAAGAAGGAGCAACATGGACCCTTGCAAACAACATAGGTATGGAAATGGCTAAAATGGGTTATGAATACCTGGACCACGTGACGTGCCAGCTTTACCCTCACAACCCCAATAAAACCCAGAATTGTGTCGCAATAGCCCTGGTTTTTGCAGTGATGCCTGGTGACAGACCTAAAATTGTTGAAAAAGTCTGTGATCTACTTAAAAGGGGTACCTTGTCTGATAAAACAGCAATTGCGGTCATGGATGGAATAAAGGTTCCTGAAAAAATCAGGGAATACGGAATATCTGCCAAAAAGTCCATGAAAACAGCAGAGGAAGCTGAAAAAATAGGGGAAGAAGCAGGTGTTCAGTTCGTTGAGGTAACAGGTAGGGAAGGTAAAATAGGTGCTCTTGCAGCTTTAGGCCTTTACAATGATATTGAAGAGGCTGTTAAGGTTTACTATTAA
- the ribH gene encoding 6,7-dimethyl-8-ribityllumazine synthase, translating into MVKVRIGAVVAEFNYDITHMMLELAKEHAKFLDSEVTEVITVPGVFDMPLAVRKLLKQDDIDAVITIGAVIEGSTGHDEIVVQHASRKIADLALDYDKPVALGISGPGMTRLEAHQRVEYAKRAVEAAVKMVERLE; encoded by the coding sequence ATGGTAAAAGTTAGAATAGGTGCAGTAGTAGCAGAATTTAACTATGACATAACTCATATGATGTTAGAACTAGCAAAAGAGCATGCTAAATTCCTTGATTCCGAAGTAACAGAGGTGATAACTGTCCCTGGTGTTTTTGACATGCCCCTTGCAGTTAGAAAACTCCTTAAACAGGATGATATCGATGCCGTCATAACCATCGGAGCAGTTATAGAAGGTTCAACAGGCCATGATGAAATCGTTGTCCAGCATGCTTCACGTAAAATAGCAGACCTGGCCCTTGACTACGATAAACCTGTTGCCCTTGGAATATCTGGACCAGGTATGACAAGACTTGAAGCCCACCAGCGCGTTGAGTATGCAAAACGTGCAGTTGAGGCCGCTGTTAAAATGGTTGAAAGACTTGAATAA